A region from the Deinococcus ruber genome encodes:
- a CDS encoding ABC transporter substrate-binding protein produces MKKFVMTALLLSASAAHAQKVVEFWTISLAPLFNDEMNRVATAFEKANPGVTVKWVDVPQSAIEQKLLAAVAAGRPPAVVNLSSDQAVKLYQQGALESMDLGAGSKTYFAKALGTFTFGNKVYGVPWYWAPKVVAYNTDIFKKAGLDPANPPRTIQTLMAAAKQIKDKTGLYGFMPNINGTNFLSIFQEAGLPILSKDGSQAVFNSDKHVALLQQYVDLYKKGYIPEDTMRRGFTAATELYSAGKLAMLITGPQFILRVANDNKAVYDVTRVAPYPINIAGNVIHTPLMGMSIPKGAADKALSQKLATFITNDLNQLAFSKVTKTTFPSTVHSSADAFFKTGGQNAIDQGRLVSSVELSKARDLTVVVPDSSRLFKVFKDNIEAAMAGQKTSKEALDDIVKAWNASL; encoded by the coding sequence ATGAAAAAGTTTGTGATGACCGCTCTTCTACTGTCTGCCAGTGCCGCCCACGCTCAGAAGGTCGTGGAGTTCTGGACCATCAGCCTCGCGCCGCTGTTCAACGATGAGATGAACCGCGTAGCCACTGCCTTCGAGAAGGCCAATCCCGGCGTGACCGTGAAATGGGTGGATGTGCCGCAGTCGGCCATCGAGCAGAAACTGCTGGCCGCCGTCGCCGCTGGACGCCCGCCCGCCGTGGTGAACCTGTCGAGCGATCAGGCCGTGAAACTGTACCAGCAGGGCGCACTGGAAAGCATGGATCTGGGCGCGGGCAGCAAGACCTATTTCGCCAAGGCGCTCGGCACCTTCACCTTCGGGAACAAGGTGTACGGCGTGCCGTGGTACTGGGCACCCAAGGTCGTGGCGTACAACACCGACATCTTCAAGAAAGCGGGCCTCGATCCGGCCAACCCGCCGCGCACCATCCAGACACTCATGGCCGCCGCCAAGCAGATCAAGGACAAGACCGGGCTGTACGGCTTCATGCCCAACATCAACGGCACCAACTTCCTGAGCATCTTTCAGGAAGCCGGGCTGCCGATTCTGAGCAAAGACGGTAGCCAGGCGGTGTTTAACAGCGACAAGCATGTGGCGCTGCTTCAGCAGTACGTCGATCTGTACAAGAAGGGGTACATTCCCGAAGACACCATGCGGCGCGGATTTACTGCCGCCACCGAGCTGTACAGCGCCGGAAAACTCGCTATGCTGATTACCGGGCCGCAGTTCATTCTGCGGGTCGCCAACGACAACAAGGCAGTCTACGACGTGACCCGCGTGGCTCCGTACCCCATCAACATCGCCGGAAATGTCATTCACACTCCGCTGATGGGCATGAGCATTCCCAAGGGCGCGGCAGACAAGGCCCTGAGCCAGAAACTCGCCACCTTCATCACCAACGACCTGAATCAGCTCGCCTTCAGCAAGGTGACGAAGACGACCTTCCCCAGCACCGTGCATTCCAGCGCCGACGCCTTCTTCAAGACCGGTGGACAGAACGCCATCGACCAGGGCCGCCTCGTCAGCAGTGTGGAACTCAGCAAGGCCCGCGACCTGACGGTGGTGGTGCCGGATTCCAGCCGACTGTTCAAGGTCTTCAAGGACAACATCGAGGCCGCGATGGCCGGGCAGAAGACCAGCAAGGAAGCGCTCGACGACATCGTGAAAGCCTGGAACGCCAGCCTGTAA
- a CDS encoding glycoside hydrolase family 3 protein, with protein sequence MPIHAGQLLMVDLPGPVLDADSAQYLKEHHIGAVCLFGKNVQDERQLRALCRDLGAVLGEHALIAIDHEGGAIVRMKFWPVPPSAMSLGAADDVQLTRSVHAANARQLRSVGINWNFAPDMDVNVESANPVIGVRAFGEGVDLVTRHALAASEGLSSEAVAACVKHFPGHGDTHLDSHLALPRVDKPLSELEATEFAPFRAAAAAQVPAFMTAHIIYPALDSQHPATLSRAALTGLLRKEWQYEGVIITDSMGMRAIDDNYGRGPAAVQALAAGADMVMALGRREAQLATLESVSEALADGTLEAEQMTRSLERLHLLAQRFPATTHPDARLDTDAALYSEAWTRGLCTVRGAVPPPSGQPITVIAPREEARQNVSEAGLPARDLARRMHAHFEVELIEYDDPAHLDWPALSADLKAAGRLSVLATTGRHRQPALRAARPDLHLCLYNAYSVLDVDAPALVSFGAAPAALDAVMGWLRGEVQAGGTLPFTLE encoded by the coding sequence ATGCCAATTCACGCAGGTCAACTTCTGATGGTCGATCTTCCCGGCCCGGTGCTCGACGCCGACAGCGCCCAATATCTGAAAGAGCATCATATCGGCGCGGTGTGCCTGTTCGGCAAGAATGTGCAGGACGAACGGCAGCTCCGGGCGCTGTGCCGCGATCTGGGGGCCGTGCTGGGCGAACACGCCCTGATTGCCATCGACCACGAGGGCGGGGCCATCGTCCGTATGAAGTTCTGGCCGGTGCCGCCCAGCGCCATGAGCCTTGGAGCCGCCGACGACGTGCAGCTGACCCGCAGCGTCCACGCCGCCAACGCCCGGCAACTTCGTTCGGTGGGCATCAACTGGAATTTCGCGCCCGATATGGATGTCAATGTCGAGAGTGCCAACCCGGTCATCGGCGTGCGGGCCTTTGGCGAGGGTGTGGACCTGGTGACGCGCCACGCGCTCGCTGCCAGTGAAGGGCTGTCGAGTGAAGCGGTCGCTGCCTGCGTGAAGCACTTTCCCGGTCACGGCGACACGCACCTCGACAGTCATCTGGCCCTGCCCCGCGTCGACAAGCCGCTGAGCGAGCTGGAAGCCACCGAGTTCGCGCCGTTCCGTGCCGCTGCCGCCGCCCAGGTGCCCGCCTTCATGACCGCCCACATCATCTATCCGGCGCTCGATTCACAGCACCCCGCCACGCTCAGCCGCGCCGCTCTGACCGGACTGCTGCGCAAAGAGTGGCAGTACGAGGGCGTCATCATCACCGACAGCATGGGCATGCGGGCCATCGACGACAACTATGGGCGCGGCCCAGCAGCGGTGCAGGCACTGGCTGCCGGAGCCGATATGGTGATGGCGCTGGGTCGCCGCGAAGCCCAGCTCGCCACCCTCGAAAGCGTGTCGGAGGCGCTGGCAGACGGCACGCTGGAAGCAGAACAGATGACGCGCAGTCTGGAGCGTCTGCATCTGCTGGCACAGCGGTTTCCGGCGACCACCCACCCAGATGCCCGGCTGGACACCGACGCCGCGCTGTATTCCGAGGCCTGGACACGCGGCCTGTGTACCGTGCGCGGCGCAGTGCCCCCGCCTTCAGGCCAGCCGATCACGGTGATCGCGCCGCGTGAGGAAGCCCGCCAAAACGTGAGCGAGGCTGGGCTGCCCGCCCGCGACCTCGCTCGCCGGATGCATGCCCATTTCGAGGTCGAGTTGATCGAATACGACGACCCGGCACACCTCGACTGGCCCGCTCTGAGTGCAGACCTGAAAGCAGCAGGTCGCCTGAGCGTGCTGGCGACCACCGGGCGGCACCGTCAGCCTGCCCTGCGAGCTGCACGGCCCGACCTGCACCTGTGTCTGTACAACGCCTACAGCGTGCTGGACGTGGACGCGCCCGCGCTGGTCAGCTTTGGCGCGGCTCCGGCAGCCCTGGACGCGGTGATGGGCTGGCTGCGCGGCGAAGTGCAGGCGGGCGGCACCTTACCCTTTACCCTGGAGTGA
- a CDS encoding zinc-dependent alcohol dehydrogenase — protein MTIPAESFPPTTDSQSTDEQATALPTMAAAIMRGAHHIEYGRIARPVVLPGHVLIRVQANSVCGSDLHYWHEGRIGSAVVATAFTPGHEFAGVVAEGSGDPFGLPDGTLVAVDPAQPCGHCYWCHQGNHHLCPNMTFVGAPPVPGAMAEFIAVPFSSVHPVPADFTATQAALLEPLGVAMHALDLAKMRPGTHLAILGAGTIGLYVLMLAQISGALSTAVIEPLAYRRQKALELGATQVFEDVASYQASVRDTPARGADVVIEATTSPLGPRHATEAVRIGGKVVLVGIPDGDEFSLTGSLVRRKGLTIKLSRRMGDIYPRAIEFVQSGRIDVNAIVTHTLPLSQVRQAFEMLADYQDDAIKVVLEP, from the coding sequence GTGACCATTCCAGCCGAATCTTTTCCCCCGACGACCGATTCTCAATCAACCGACGAGCAGGCCACCGCTCTGCCCACGATGGCTGCGGCGATCATGCGGGGGGCACACCACATCGAATACGGACGGATCGCCAGGCCGGTGGTGCTGCCGGGCCACGTGCTGATCAGGGTACAGGCCAACAGTGTCTGCGGCTCCGATCTGCACTACTGGCATGAGGGCCGGATCGGCTCTGCCGTCGTCGCCACCGCCTTTACCCCCGGACACGAATTCGCAGGCGTTGTCGCGGAAGGCAGCGGCGATCCCTTTGGACTGCCCGACGGCACATTGGTCGCAGTCGATCCGGCCCAGCCCTGCGGTCACTGTTATTGGTGTCATCAGGGCAACCATCATCTGTGCCCCAACATGACGTTTGTGGGAGCGCCGCCCGTGCCCGGGGCGATGGCCGAGTTCATCGCGGTGCCGTTCTCCAGCGTTCATCCGGTACCAGCGGACTTCACGGCAACTCAGGCGGCGCTGCTGGAACCGCTGGGCGTAGCAATGCACGCGCTGGACCTCGCAAAAATGCGGCCAGGAACGCACCTGGCGATTCTGGGTGCGGGCACCATCGGGCTGTACGTGCTCATGCTGGCGCAGATCAGCGGAGCGCTGAGCACGGCGGTGATCGAGCCGCTGGCGTATCGCCGTCAGAAAGCGCTGGAACTGGGAGCCACCCAGGTCTTTGAAGATGTGGCGAGCTATCAGGCGTCGGTGCGGGACACTCCGGCACGTGGGGCCGACGTGGTGATCGAGGCGACGACCAGCCCGCTGGGGCCGCGCCACGCCACAGAGGCAGTACGGATCGGCGGAAAGGTGGTGCTGGTGGGCATTCCCGACGGCGATGAATTCTCGCTGACAGGCTCGCTGGTGCGCCGCAAGGGGCTGACCATCAAACTCTCGCGGCGGATGGGCGATATCTATCCACGCGCCATCGAGTTCGTGCAGAGCGGGCGCATCGATGTCAACGCCATCGTGACGCACACTCTGCCGCTGTCTCAGGTTCGGCAGGCGTTCGAGATGCTGGCCGACTATCAGGACGACGCCATTAAGGTGGTGCTGGAACCCTGA
- a CDS encoding non-ribosomal peptide synthetase, which produces MHRMRIIGISHLDDLPAEHASSVPASALETEIALIWQEVLGRSGVRPSDHFFELGGDSLGVVRVAARIQERYRVRIPLAELFTTPTLTGMAARVKTALGHPDSLDLKAVQKRPHSLLSPPSLSQERMWLLHQLDSGGTAYSVVGTARLRGTLSVKNAEASLRAIVERHEALRTTFEQEDGQLRQRVLAPEFHLERIDLTTVPSVRQDEEARRQIRSLIARPFDFRFGPVFRATLFHLDKEHHLLLLDLPHLNSDAWSLSVLLEEFITGYEAGLNGQQPVLPPLPVQYRDYAAWQREWLQGDGLEELRAYWRSQLRQLAPLALPIDLPRPALMGFTGASVSYVLPAPLIARLRNLARQHDATLFMLLLTVFKVLLMRWSGTDDIAVGTPVAGRQTPGIERLIGVFVNTLVMRTDLSGQPSFRTALARVRKVAIEAFAHQDMPFAQLVADLQPSRDLSRSPLVQVMFNHINVPMPRQQIKNLELSYLEFDREGAQFDLSCTVTELPGEERLTLEYSTALFKRSSIEQLLSRFVRLLEAVVVDPDQEIGELPFVSPNELQLLQCWRGERTPAPNETIHGLFEAQVRLIPQHTALRFKNQTLRYGELNTAANQLARQLRQLGVGSETVVAVYLSRSPRAIIALLAVLKAGGAYLPLDPAQPAARLREVLAHAAPLVVLSTHDLRPQLTDSPVPVIYLDHAAHSTESEAGENLDLLCSPEQLANVLYTSGSTGQPKGVLGVHRGVVHRLRWMWETYPFSQGEVCCQKTSLGFVDSVWEVFGPLLAGIPLIIVPDEVVRDPPALLELLGREEVTRIVLVPSLLRALLNTGPTQHQLPRLMLWSSSGETLTADLASQFYRNFPQARLLNLYGSTEVTADATWTEVRPQNEDGFVPVGQPLRGTQVYVVDAHLRVLPPGLAGELLIGGHGLARGYHRQPHLTAERFLDSPGDAGRVYRSGDRAVFLPDGMLRILGRLDRQVKIRGVRIELEDVESVLLGHPQIRSCAVTLSQDEEAELIAYMTAQPPLGAAELRRYLAERVTAPLIPARMVFLDELPLTASGKLDRERLSTSLPEAPRSAAPARTPLELQVAALWGALLEVPPESIGLHDNFFNLGGHSLLAARLMAQIESAFGVRIPLTALFQEPTVAALTRHLEPEAVPLPPQVIPLQPGGSELPLFCIPGIGGQIASIRELAAAMAPEQPVYGLDAPGTNKQITPVQSVVALADSYLPALRQVQPHGPYFLCGHSFGGLIAYELARQLQQAGETVGLVMLLDTYTPRPQQVSPFLWLQALYRAGSDELRAAWQQPREYTRKNLRRLRTAGRSVVRRWKRHQSMTTPGDVPAWSAASVQASLQAAARYHAAPLQAPVVLLKARDRWLIEPLFTWEDVTRRPVDVKTVGGNHANMVGSEHAEALAVVLKQELSRARQRLDSLSDHFSN; this is translated from the coding sequence ATGCACCGCATGCGCATTATCGGTATTAGCCACCTTGATGATCTTCCGGCCGAACATGCGTCGTCTGTTCCTGCTTCGGCATTGGAGACAGAAATCGCCCTGATCTGGCAGGAAGTCCTGGGACGATCCGGTGTAAGACCGTCCGATCACTTCTTCGAACTCGGTGGTGATTCGCTTGGCGTGGTGAGGGTGGCCGCGCGTATACAAGAGCGATACCGGGTGCGGATACCCCTGGCAGAACTCTTTACGACTCCCACGCTGACAGGCATGGCCGCCAGAGTAAAGACGGCTCTGGGCCACCCTGATAGTCTGGATCTGAAAGCAGTACAGAAGAGGCCGCACTCTCTCCTCTCACCCCCTTCACTATCTCAAGAACGCATGTGGCTGCTCCACCAACTTGACTCGGGTGGAACTGCTTACAGCGTTGTTGGAACGGCCCGCCTCCGCGGAACACTGTCGGTCAAGAACGCTGAAGCCAGTCTCCGCGCGATTGTCGAGAGACATGAAGCACTCAGGACAACCTTCGAACAGGAGGACGGGCAGCTACGGCAGCGTGTGCTGGCACCGGAATTTCATCTGGAGCGCATTGACCTGACAACGGTACCGTCAGTACGGCAGGACGAGGAAGCCAGAAGGCAGATCCGCAGCTTGATCGCTCGGCCCTTTGACTTCCGGTTCGGACCGGTTTTCCGAGCTACTCTGTTCCACCTGGATAAGGAACATCATCTCCTGCTGCTTGATTTGCCACATCTGAATTCCGATGCTTGGTCACTCAGCGTGCTGTTAGAAGAGTTCATAACAGGCTATGAGGCGGGCCTGAACGGGCAACAGCCTGTGCTTCCTCCTCTCCCGGTGCAGTACCGTGATTATGCAGCGTGGCAGCGTGAATGGCTTCAGGGCGACGGACTCGAAGAACTGCGTGCGTATTGGCGATCCCAGCTTCGACAATTGGCACCCTTGGCCCTCCCTATTGATCTTCCACGTCCAGCGCTCATGGGCTTCACCGGAGCAAGCGTTTCTTACGTGCTGCCCGCCCCGCTGATCGCTAGGCTGCGAAACCTGGCACGCCAACACGACGCCACACTCTTCATGCTGCTGCTCACCGTCTTTAAGGTGCTGCTGATGCGTTGGAGCGGCACTGACGACATCGCTGTCGGAACGCCTGTCGCAGGCAGACAAACACCGGGTATCGAACGGCTGATCGGGGTCTTCGTGAATACCCTGGTCATGCGGACTGATCTGAGCGGTCAACCGAGTTTTCGCACTGCACTTGCCCGAGTTCGCAAGGTCGCGATTGAAGCGTTCGCTCATCAGGACATGCCGTTCGCTCAACTGGTGGCTGATCTTCAGCCGTCGCGTGACCTGAGCCGCTCGCCGCTGGTGCAGGTGATGTTCAACCACATCAATGTCCCGATGCCCCGCCAGCAGATCAAAAATCTGGAGCTATCGTATCTGGAGTTCGATCGTGAAGGCGCACAATTCGATCTGAGCTGCACGGTGACTGAGTTACCAGGTGAGGAACGGCTGACGCTGGAATACAGTACCGCGCTGTTTAAACGCTCTAGCATCGAGCAGCTCCTGTCCCGCTTCGTTCGGCTCCTGGAAGCCGTGGTCGTGGATCCGGACCAAGAAATAGGCGAACTTCCGTTTGTGTCACCGAACGAGCTTCAACTGCTTCAGTGCTGGAGAGGAGAACGCACACCCGCACCAAACGAGACGATTCATGGCCTTTTTGAAGCCCAGGTACGTCTTATTCCTCAGCACACTGCGCTGCGTTTCAAAAATCAAACCCTACGTTACGGCGAACTCAACACGGCCGCTAACCAATTAGCACGGCAACTGCGACAGCTCGGTGTCGGTTCAGAGACAGTGGTAGCCGTATATCTATCACGCTCTCCCAGGGCCATCATCGCCTTGCTGGCCGTTCTGAAGGCAGGCGGTGCGTATCTGCCCCTCGATCCGGCACAACCAGCAGCCCGTCTCCGGGAAGTGTTGGCACACGCGGCTCCCTTGGTCGTGCTGAGCACCCATGATTTGCGGCCTCAGCTGACAGACTCCCCCGTGCCAGTCATCTATCTCGATCATGCGGCGCACAGCACTGAAAGCGAGGCGGGCGAGAATCTCGACCTGCTTTGTAGCCCTGAACAACTGGCAAACGTGCTGTACACTTCTGGAAGTACAGGACAGCCCAAAGGAGTGCTCGGGGTCCACCGGGGCGTTGTCCACCGCCTACGTTGGATGTGGGAAACGTACCCGTTCTCACAGGGAGAGGTGTGCTGTCAGAAAACCTCCCTCGGCTTCGTGGATAGTGTGTGGGAGGTGTTTGGCCCTCTGCTGGCAGGCATTCCTCTGATCATTGTTCCCGACGAGGTGGTCAGAGATCCCCCAGCCCTGTTGGAACTGCTCGGACGGGAAGAAGTGACGCGCATCGTCCTGGTCCCGAGTCTGCTCCGGGCGCTGCTGAACACTGGGCCGACTCAGCATCAGTTGCCCCGACTGATGCTCTGGAGTTCGAGTGGCGAAACACTGACCGCCGACCTTGCGTCGCAGTTCTATCGCAACTTTCCGCAGGCCAGGCTGCTCAATCTGTATGGCTCGACCGAAGTGACGGCCGATGCGACCTGGACCGAGGTCAGGCCCCAGAACGAAGATGGATTCGTGCCTGTAGGGCAACCTCTAAGAGGCACACAGGTCTATGTGGTGGACGCTCATCTGCGTGTTCTTCCGCCCGGTTTAGCTGGAGAGTTGCTGATTGGGGGACACGGTCTTGCACGGGGCTACCACAGACAGCCGCACCTTACTGCTGAGCGCTTTCTCGATAGCCCAGGCGATGCAGGTCGGGTCTACCGCAGTGGTGACCGCGCCGTCTTTCTGCCTGATGGCATGCTCAGAATATTGGGTCGCCTTGACAGACAGGTCAAGATTCGGGGCGTACGCATCGAACTCGAAGACGTCGAATCCGTACTGCTTGGACATCCACAGATTCGGAGTTGCGCCGTCACGCTCAGCCAGGATGAAGAAGCAGAACTGATCGCCTACATGACAGCACAGCCACCACTCGGCGCGGCTGAATTGCGGAGGTACCTGGCAGAGCGAGTCACTGCTCCATTGATCCCCGCCCGCATGGTCTTCCTGGATGAGTTGCCATTGACAGCCAGTGGAAAACTTGACCGTGAACGCTTATCCACATCCCTGCCAGAGGCACCCCGCTCCGCAGCCCCCGCACGCACTCCGCTCGAACTGCAGGTGGCGGCGCTCTGGGGAGCACTCCTAGAAGTCCCGCCTGAGTCGATTGGCCTCCACGACAACTTCTTCAATCTGGGCGGACACTCACTGCTGGCCGCTCGCCTGATGGCACAGATCGAATCTGCCTTTGGAGTCAGAATCCCACTCACAGCCCTATTTCAGGAACCGACGGTGGCAGCTTTGACCCGGCATCTGGAGCCGGAAGCCGTGCCCCTGCCGCCACAGGTGATACCGCTTCAACCAGGGGGTTCAGAACTCCCTCTCTTCTGTATTCCAGGTATCGGTGGACAGATCGCTTCCATTCGCGAACTGGCGGCGGCAATGGCGCCTGAGCAACCCGTGTACGGACTGGATGCACCCGGAACGAATAAACAGATCACACCTGTTCAAAGTGTGGTCGCCCTCGCCGACAGCTACTTGCCTGCCCTCCGGCAGGTGCAGCCGCACGGACCATACTTTCTGTGCGGTCACTCTTTCGGAGGTCTGATCGCTTACGAACTGGCACGGCAACTCCAACAGGCAGGGGAGACGGTAGGGCTGGTGATGCTGCTCGACACCTACACACCCAGACCTCAACAAGTGTCACCTTTTCTATGGCTACAGGCACTGTATCGCGCAGGCAGCGACGAGTTACGTGCTGCATGGCAACAGCCTCGTGAGTATACGAGAAAGAACCTCAGGCGACTTCGGACAGCAGGGCGCTCGGTGGTCAGACGCTGGAAACGCCACCAATCCATGACGACTCCCGGCGACGTACCTGCCTGGTCTGCGGCGTCTGTACAGGCCAGTTTACAGGCCGCCGCCCGGTATCATGCCGCACCTCTGCAAGCCCCTGTTGTGCTCCTGAAGGCCAGGGATCGCTGGCTGATCGAGCCACTATTCACCTGGGAAGACGTGACGCGCAGACCGGTAGATGTCAAAACCGTCGGCGGAAATCATGCCAATATGGTCGGATCAGAGCATGCTGAAGCACTCGCCGTTGTTCTGAAACAGGAGTTGAGTCGAGCAAGGCAACGGCTTGACAGCCTCTCTGATCATTTTTCGAACTGA
- a CDS encoding fatty acyl-AMP ligase produces the protein MKPLYPTLTTMLQDRAGNGPHRGLTYLPQGEGLERHLSFAELNRQARHVARQLMARSCPGDRVALLFGEGPDIVVAFFGALYAGLVTVPLPPPQPNQPVEEIHALLADAQAGILLTTTTLLPSVGSWLDKLSLPVITIETALQDSADQLDSWSPFPAQPETLASLLYTSGSTRKPRGVMLSHGHLIRRLAALADAVSDLEYLTDGPTVSWMPLYHIWGLGAAVLQPMYLNIDAIVLPTSTVIERPVRWLRAISRYRATSSGGPNFAFQACVDAVSVEEARTLDLRCWQIAPLGAETIRLETLDQFATRYEAVGFQRRAFAITYGLSEGMATVDARQTPDKPVYVRVDPTALEEGRVVNSSSAQAGQAIVSCGLPIPGQQVKIVDPEQKSELEEDRVGEIWLGGSLVADGYWNQAEQTEEVFHAQLSSGQGPFLRTGDLGFIHQGELYVTGRLKDMLIIHGKNLYAVDLEHTAEQAHPALVPTASIAFSVQVALEEQLVLVLEIRPEYETANVAEITAAVRRRIGDRFQLPVHAVVLVESGSLPRTQTGKLQRQRGRELYLSSSEASPRT, from the coding sequence GTGAAACCTCTGTATCCCACGCTGACCACGATGCTTCAGGACCGGGCGGGAAACGGTCCTCATCGGGGGCTGACGTATCTACCACAGGGTGAGGGCCTAGAACGCCATCTCAGTTTTGCGGAACTAAACCGTCAAGCACGTCACGTCGCGCGTCAGCTGATGGCGCGCAGCTGTCCTGGTGACCGTGTCGCTCTTCTGTTTGGTGAAGGTCCTGATATCGTGGTGGCCTTTTTTGGAGCACTCTACGCTGGTCTCGTCACAGTCCCTCTGCCACCACCTCAGCCAAACCAGCCTGTTGAGGAAATACATGCCTTGTTAGCCGATGCCCAGGCAGGCATCCTATTGACGACGACGACACTTCTGCCTTCTGTCGGCTCATGGCTTGATAAATTGTCACTCCCGGTTATAACCATTGAGACCGCGCTCCAGGACAGCGCAGATCAGTTGGACAGCTGGTCTCCTTTTCCTGCGCAACCGGAAACCCTCGCTTCACTTCTGTATACCTCTGGCTCTACCAGGAAACCGCGCGGCGTGATGTTAAGCCATGGGCATTTAATTCGTCGTTTAGCGGCGCTCGCTGACGCTGTCAGCGACCTAGAGTATCTGACGGATGGGCCAACCGTCTCGTGGATGCCTCTTTATCATATCTGGGGCTTAGGGGCAGCTGTTTTACAGCCTATGTATCTAAATATTGATGCTATTGTATTACCGACCAGTACAGTGATTGAGCGTCCAGTGCGCTGGCTGCGTGCTATCAGTCGTTATCGGGCCACCAGCAGTGGTGGCCCAAACTTTGCCTTTCAAGCGTGCGTCGATGCAGTCAGCGTCGAGGAGGCGAGGACTCTGGATCTGCGCTGCTGGCAGATCGCCCCTTTAGGGGCAGAAACCATTCGCCTTGAAACCCTGGACCAATTCGCCACACGCTATGAAGCCGTCGGCTTTCAGCGCCGCGCTTTCGCCATTACGTATGGTCTGTCTGAGGGGATGGCAACCGTCGATGCCAGACAGACACCCGACAAGCCTGTGTACGTGAGGGTGGACCCTACTGCACTAGAAGAAGGCAGGGTGGTCAACTCTTCATCGGCACAGGCAGGGCAAGCCATCGTCAGTTGCGGTCTGCCGATTCCGGGCCAGCAGGTGAAGATCGTAGATCCCGAACAGAAGAGCGAACTTGAGGAAGACAGGGTTGGGGAAATTTGGCTGGGTGGCTCTTTGGTTGCCGATGGCTATTGGAACCAAGCCGAGCAGACCGAGGAGGTCTTTCACGCGCAGCTAAGTTCTGGACAAGGTCCCTTCCTACGAACTGGGGATCTGGGGTTTATCCATCAAGGCGAGCTGTATGTCACAGGACGCCTCAAGGATATGCTCATCATCCACGGAAAAAATCTCTACGCCGTCGATCTCGAACACACGGCAGAGCAGGCACATCCAGCCCTTGTACCCACAGCAAGCATCGCCTTCTCGGTTCAGGTGGCTCTTGAGGAACAGTTAGTTCTTGTGCTGGAAATCAGACCAGAGTATGAAACAGCGAACGTCGCTGAGATCACCGCAGCTGTGCGTCGCCGTATCGGTGACCGCTTTCAGTTGCCTGTTCACGCCGTCGTCCTTGTTGAAAGTGGCAGCCTACCTAGGACACAGACAGGAAAACTGCAACGACAGCGCGGCCGAGAACTGTATCTGTCGAGTTCCGAGGCCTCACCCCGAACCTGA